From the genome of Ptychodera flava strain L36383 chromosome 20, AS_Pfla_20210202, whole genome shotgun sequence, one region includes:
- the LOC139120723 gene encoding E3 ubiquitin-protein ligase TRIM56-like: protein MAMASSVSSEKVLTDINEQILLCAICMERFKSPKILPCYHTYCEPCLTEWVKTNNDKLICPTCKELFPLPSGGVSAIDNNRFINDLQQILSDVNPDSEKSLCDVCEREAKFWCQDCGEFYCDDCVKAHKRMRFSKNHKPMTVDEYTEKMSSEHSRLIQPRFCDKHPSAQLELYCDSCQIPTCVKCTLVEHTPPEHKTLSVEAALEKYMPTMKEYEGKASQKVNDLKQARDGAVDVGKCLEKNKTTAESQVKDLSKIVMDIIQKQENRLLAEIADTYSPKRKQIDSKVEQLEHRLVGAESMHSHLNHLLRYGGAVDIMAAKLKYAETTTG from the coding sequence ATGGCCATGGCATCATCAGTTTCCAGTGAGAAAGTTTTGACGGACATCAATGAGCAGATACTGCTGTGTGCAATTTGCATGGAAAGATTCAAGTCACCAAAGATATTGCCATGTTATCACACCTACTGTGAACCCTGCCTGACAGAATGGGTTAAAACCAACAATGATAAGCTGATCTGTCCAACATGCAAAGAATTGTTCCCTTTGCCCTCTGGAGGAGTATCAGCTATTGATAATAATCGATTTATAAATGATTTGCAGCAGATTTTAAGTGATGTCAATCCTGATTCTGAGAAATCGTTGTGTGATGTCTGTGAAAGAGAAGCAAAATTTTGGTGTCAAGACTGCGGTGAATTCTATTGCGATGATTGCGTAAAAGCACACAAAAGAATGAGATTTAGCAAAAATCATAAACCAATGACTGTTGATGAATATACAGAGAAAATGTCTTCTGAGCACTCAAGACTTATTCAACCAAGGTTCTGTGATAAGCATCCCAGTGCACAGCTGGAATTGTATTGTGACTCTTGTCAAATCCCAACATGTGTGAAATGTACCTTGGTTGAACATACACCACCAGAACACAAAACTTTATCAGTAGAAGCAGCTCTTGAGAAGTACATGCCAACCATGAAAGAGTATGAAGGGAAAGCTTCTCAGAAAGTGAATGATTTAAAACAGGCAAGAGATGGAGCTGTTGATGTGGGCAAATGCTTGGAGAAGAACAAGACAACTGCTGAATCACAAGTCAAAGACCTGTCAAAAATTGTGATGGATATTATACAGAAGCAGGAAAATAGATTGCTTGCTGAAATTGCTGATACATATTCACCAAAGCGCAAACAAATTGATTCCAAGGTGGAACAATTGGAACATAGACTTGTTGGTGCAGAAAGCATGCATTCACATCTGAATCATCTGTTGAGGTATGGTGGTGCTGTGGATATAATGGCAGCAAAACTGAAATATGCTGAGACTACAACAGGATGA
- the LOC139120151 gene encoding probable E3 ubiquitin-protein ligase DTX3 — protein MVTFYNYLGLSTRANQGAGPKSTTGSTFNSNPQVGNGTLTDSDCAICLSKLNKPTELPCRHKFCKDCLDQAKKAQGPTCPVCKHVFGVIIGNMPKGTMTHRFDVYRDIPGYPRVGCIVITYYFADGKQGKNHPNPGKRYTGTTRTAYLPNTTEGQKVLSLLKTAFDRQLTFTIGTSRTTGLTDMVTWNDIHHKTSIHGGPQNFGYPDPDYLSRVKEELAAKGVK, from the exons ATGGTAACATTCTATAATTACCTTGGCCTATCGACCAGGGCCAACCAAGGAGCAGGTCCAAAGTCAACCACAGGAAGCACCTTTAATTCTAACCCCCAGGTTGGAAATGGAACTCTAACTGACAGTGACTGTGCTATATGTTTGAGCAAACTCAATAAACCTACGGAGTTACCATGCAGACATAAATTTTGCAAGGACTGTCTTGATCAAGCAAAGAAAGCCCAAGGTCCAACTTGTCCAGTGTGTAAACATGTATTTGGAGTAATCATTGGTAACATGCCTAAGGGAACGATGACTCATCGATTTGATGTATACAGAGATATTCCAGGATACCCTAGAGTTGGTTGCATAGTGATAACTTATTACTTTGCAGATGGAAAACAAGGG AAGAACCATCCAAACCCTGGCAAGAGGTACACTGGAACCACTCGTACTGCATATCTACCAAACACTACAGAAGGACAGAAAGTGTTGAGTCTCTTAAAAACAGCATTTGATCGTCAACTCACTTTCACCATTGGTACATCAAGGACAACTGGACTTACAGATATGGTAACTTGGAATGATATCCATCACAAGACAAGCATTCATGGTGGACCTCAGAA TTTTGGTTACCCGGATCCAGACTACCTGAGTCGGGTCAAGGAGGAGTTGGCAGCTAAAGGCGTGAAATGA